The Paenibacillus sp. MBLB1832 genome has a window encoding:
- a CDS encoding DnaD domain protein, producing the protein MSPSTYNQARIETILLKSLQEGTVAVPSLLLKLYRSLQLSEVDVMTLIHLISFVEKENNSFPTLDEIQERMSASPDAVIASVQKLIRDQFIAIDEQTDMTGFRSEVYNLTPLYTKLAKGMAEQQLRELSEAAPTQAAQDDRVKNIYTTIENEFARPLTPMEFETISNWLDKDNYKEELILTALKEAVFAGKVHFRYIDRILLDWSRNRVSTAEQAKEYSQRFRQTRS; encoded by the coding sequence GTGAGTCCATCAACATATAATCAGGCTCGAATCGAAACGATCCTGTTAAAGAGCTTACAAGAAGGAACTGTCGCGGTTCCGAGCCTTCTGCTTAAGCTGTACCGCAGTTTGCAGTTAAGTGAGGTCGATGTGATGACACTCATTCATTTGATTTCATTCGTAGAGAAGGAGAACAATAGCTTCCCGACATTGGATGAAATTCAGGAGCGCATGTCAGCATCGCCTGATGCGGTTATCGCAAGTGTTCAAAAGTTGATTCGCGATCAATTCATTGCGATTGATGAACAGACCGATATGACGGGCTTCCGCAGTGAGGTGTACAACTTAACGCCTCTCTATACGAAGCTGGCGAAGGGAATGGCCGAGCAGCAGCTAAGGGAGTTGAGCGAAGCCGCACCTACTCAAGCAGCACAAGATGATCGGGTGAAAAATATTTACACGACGATTGAGAACGAATTCGCACGGCCATTAACGCCGATGGAGTTTGAAACGATCTCCAATTGGCTAGATAAAGACAATTATAAAGAAGAACTGATCCTGACAGCTTTGAAAGAGGCTGTATTCGCAGGTAAAGTGCATTTTCGTTACATTGATCGGATTTTGCTGGATTGGAGCCGTAATCGGGTTTCGACAGCAGAGCAGGCCAAGGAATATT